In one window of Acidobacteriota bacterium DNA:
- a CDS encoding discoidin domain-containing protein, producing MTARTLAGTLLFALALAPLAAQPDPTKEELKLTLPKPMFVGTPTNLRSANLEVITGKAREPFYVPKGTVLLSAKKAVTSSDDLPVIGELDMVTDGEKDGGEGYFVELGPGPQWVQIDLGASHALHAILVWHYHSSPRVYRDVIVQVSDDPAFRTAVTTIFNNDHDNSSKLGVGKDKEYIEVAEGKLFDPKGVKGRYVRLYSNGNTTNDLNHYVEVEVFGTK from the coding sequence ATGACCGCACGCACGCTCGCAGGCACGCTGTTGTTCGCCCTCGCGCTGGCCCCGCTGGCTGCGCAGCCGGATCCGACCAAGGAAGAGCTGAAGCTCACGCTCCCCAAGCCGATGTTCGTCGGCACCCCCACGAACCTCCGCAGCGCCAATCTCGAGGTGATCACGGGCAAGGCGCGCGAGCCCTTCTACGTGCCGAAGGGCACGGTCCTGCTGTCGGCGAAGAAGGCCGTCACGTCGAGTGACGACCTGCCGGTCATCGGCGAGCTCGACATGGTCACCGACGGCGAGAAGGATGGCGGTGAAGGCTACTTCGTCGAGCTCGGGCCAGGCCCCCAGTGGGTCCAGATCGACCTCGGCGCGTCGCACGCGCTGCACGCCATCCTGGTCTGGCACTACCACTCCAGTCCGCGCGTCTACCGGGACGTCATCGTCCAGGTGTCCGACGACCCGGCCTTCCGCACGGCCGTCACCACGATCTTCAACAACGACCACGACAACTCGTCCAAGCTCGGCGTCGGCAAGGACAAGGAGTACATCGAGGTGGCCGAGGGCAAGCTGTTCGACCCGAAGGGCGTGAAGGGCCGGTACGTGCGCCTCTACTCGAACGGGAACACGACCAACGACCTGAACCACTATGTCGAAGTCGAGGTGTTCGGCACGAAGTAG